From Nocardia sp. XZ_19_385, the proteins below share one genomic window:
- the rplP gene encoding 50S ribosomal protein L16, producing the protein MLMPRKVKHRKQHHPGRSGMAKGGTSVAFGEFGIQALEPAYVTNRQIESARIAMTRHIKRGGKIWINIYPDRPLTKKPAETRMGSGKGSPEWWVANVKPGRVMFEMSYPNEETAREALRRAMHKLPMKCRIVTREEQF; encoded by the coding sequence GTCAAGCACCGCAAGCAGCATCACCCGGGTCGTTCCGGAATGGCAAAGGGCGGCACTTCGGTGGCGTTCGGTGAGTTCGGTATCCAGGCTCTGGAGCCGGCTTACGTGACCAACCGGCAGATCGAGTCGGCTCGTATCGCGATGACCCGCCACATCAAGCGTGGCGGCAAGATCTGGATCAACATCTACCCGGATCGCCCGCTGACCAAGAAGCCTGCCGAAACCCGCATGGGTTCCGGTAAGGGTTCGCCGGAGTGGTGGGTCGCGAACGTCAAGCCCGGTCGCGTGATGTTCGAAATGTCGTACCCCAACGAGGAGACCGCTCGCGAGGCCCTGCGCCGCGCGATGCACAAGCTCCCCATGAAGTGCAGGATCGTGACCAGGGAGGAGCAGTTCTGA
- the rpmC gene encoding 50S ribosomal protein L29 produces MATGKPAAELRELNEEELVSRLRESKEELFNLRFQMATGQLDNNRRLRVVRHEIARIYTVMRERELGLATAPAGKGDAA; encoded by the coding sequence ATGGCTACCGGAAAACCAGCCGCAGAGCTCCGCGAGCTCAACGAAGAGGAACTCGTTTCCCGCCTGCGTGAGTCGAAGGAAGAGCTGTTCAACCTGCGCTTCCAGATGGCGACGGGTCAGCTCGACAACAACCGTCGTCTGCGCGTCGTCCGTCACGAGATCGCGCGCATCTACACGGTCATGCGTGAGCGCGAGCTCGGCCTGGCCACGGCACCCGCTGGCAAGGGAGATGCGGCATGA
- the rpsQ gene encoding 30S ribosomal protein S17, producing the protein MSEKIEGQRNSRKVRSGYVVSDKMNKTIVVELEDRHRHALYGKIIRTTSKVKAHDENEIAAVGDRVQLMETRPLSATKRWRLVEVLEKAK; encoded by the coding sequence ATGAGCGAGAAAATCGAAGGGCAGCGCAACAGCCGCAAGGTTCGCAGCGGCTACGTTGTCTCGGACAAGATGAACAAGACGATCGTCGTCGAGCTGGAAGACCGGCACCGGCACGCTCTCTACGGCAAGATCATCCGCACCACCTCCAAGGTGAAGGCGCATGACGAGAACGAGATCGCCGCTGTCGGCGACCGCGTTCAGCTGATGGAGACCCGCCCGCTGTCGGCCACCAAGCGCTGGCGTCTGGTCGAGGTCCTGGAGAAGGCCAAGTAA
- a CDS encoding ribbon-helix-helix protein, CopG family, with product MAKRNVTVQLDEEVITQVRVIAARQGTSISALLARQLRELAQDVDRYEYARERALQAMAEAGGHGGIRWRREDLYDRGERANP from the coding sequence ATGGCAAAGCGGAATGTGACCGTTCAACTGGATGAAGAGGTGATCACGCAGGTGCGTGTGATCGCGGCGCGGCAAGGGACGTCTATCAGTGCTCTCCTGGCTCGGCAGCTCCGTGAGCTGGCCCAGGATGTGGACCGCTACGAATATGCAAGGGAGCGTGCGCTCCAGGCGATGGCGGAGGCGGGCGGGCATGGTGGGATTCGTTGGCGGCGTGAGGATCTGTACGACCGCGGCGAGCGGGCGAATCCGTGA
- a CDS encoding PIN domain-containing protein yields the protein MTVNEPTFIDTNILVYAHDTEAGARHVIARDVLSDLWANGTGLLSAQVLQEFYNVATRKFTPRMSPPKARNIIASYSEWCTIDTDPLVLVNASFLHEQHSVSWWDALIIEAAGQSGAKYLLSEDLQHGREFLGLEVRNPFRALPDDGTS from the coding sequence GTGACCGTAAACGAACCGACCTTCATCGACACCAATATCCTCGTCTACGCGCATGACACCGAGGCGGGCGCACGGCATGTGATCGCTCGGGATGTCCTCTCGGACCTCTGGGCAAATGGCACCGGTCTGCTGAGTGCCCAGGTGCTTCAGGAGTTCTATAACGTCGCGACCCGCAAATTCACGCCGCGGATGAGCCCACCCAAGGCGCGGAACATCATCGCGTCCTACAGCGAGTGGTGCACCATCGACACCGATCCGCTGGTGCTCGTCAACGCTTCCTTCCTCCATGAACAACACTCGGTCTCATGGTGGGACGCATTGATCATCGAGGCAGCAGGCCAGTCCGGCGCGAAGTATCTACTCTCCGAGGATCTTCAGCATGGCCGGGAGTTCCTCGGGCTGGAGGTGCGCAACCCGTTCCGTGCCCTGCCCGATGACGGCACTTCCTGA
- a CDS encoding NUDIX hydrolase, whose translation MGIQRPTARVILVDSEDRVLLFRFNPPAPFDPDPGWLTPGGGLDPGESTVDGAVRELFEETGYRIDGAQLSPVVAVSAGQWSADDGTVYDATDSYFFVRADTFEVDISGQEEVERNALSGHRWWALPELRATSDHVFPLGLAGLLERLLAGDIPDEPLRLPWR comes from the coding sequence ATGGGAATTCAGAGACCCACGGCTCGGGTGATCCTCGTCGACTCGGAGGATCGCGTGTTGCTGTTCCGGTTCAATCCACCCGCACCGTTCGATCCCGACCCTGGCTGGCTCACCCCGGGTGGCGGGCTCGATCCTGGGGAAAGCACTGTGGACGGTGCCGTGCGAGAACTGTTCGAGGAGACCGGATATCGGATCGACGGTGCACAGCTGAGCCCGGTGGTCGCGGTCAGTGCCGGGCAGTGGTCGGCTGACGACGGCACCGTGTATGACGCGACCGACTCCTATTTCTTCGTTCGCGCCGACACTTTCGAGGTGGACATCTCCGGTCAAGAGGAGGTCGAACGCAACGCGCTGTCCGGACACCGCTGGTGGGCGTTGCCAGAGTTGCGCGCTACGTCCGATCACGTTTTCCCGCTCGGCCTGGCCGGGCTGCTGGAACGGCTGCTCGCCGGTGATATTCCGGACGAGCCGCTGCGCTTGCCCTGGCGGTAG
- a CDS encoding esterase-like activity of phytase family protein gives MRIRRSTRSAQFVAVAVCASALAAGCSSDPAADFTAAKDRPLVISLDELLAKSGGTAAVAIANPEHGTITRQTDGALVYTPAAGYTGSDSIEVTTTDAVRLYTTDIKPLGEFGGVTVQGSAYGSALVPVPGAKDEFYGLTDRGPNVDGKAKNEKLAVIPDFTPQIAKFKLVGNKAVVQSTILLRNPAGQPFNGLVDRSADTGETMKDLNGNVLTPTDHGIDSEGLVALADGTFWVSDEYGPFLVHFDAKGTELERLSPGQGLPRELRLRTPNQGMEGLTVTPDGSTLVGIVQSGLTTAGSSSPREVPMTRIVTVDLKTKAVKEFAYPLENPKEKLGVSEITALSNTTFLVDERDGGKAPKANKKLWTIDIAGATDIGPQSTIAGAQYDPDQGLQIDGKPLETWVGTVPTTDGVAALQKAGITPVTKKLGLDLGGLVDRLSPDGKFFAHDKIEGLATTDGGKTLYIANDSDFGLEGSKGDQPPYTLKAKTLPNGVQDSGEILAVDTTRLPAKTETKTIRITVQ, from the coding sequence GTGAGAATTCGCCGTAGTACCCGAAGCGCGCAGTTCGTCGCCGTCGCCGTGTGCGCCTCCGCCCTGGCCGCGGGCTGTTCGTCCGACCCGGCCGCGGACTTCACCGCCGCCAAGGACAGGCCCCTGGTGATCAGCCTGGACGAGTTGCTGGCCAAGAGCGGCGGAACCGCGGCGGTCGCCATCGCGAATCCGGAGCACGGCACCATCACCCGGCAGACCGACGGCGCGCTGGTCTACACGCCGGCCGCCGGGTACACCGGATCGGACAGCATCGAGGTGACGACGACCGATGCCGTGCGGCTGTACACCACCGACATCAAGCCTCTCGGCGAGTTCGGTGGCGTGACGGTGCAGGGCAGCGCGTACGGGTCGGCGCTGGTGCCGGTGCCGGGTGCCAAAGACGAGTTCTACGGGCTGACCGATCGCGGGCCGAATGTGGACGGCAAGGCCAAGAACGAGAAGCTCGCCGTCATCCCGGATTTCACCCCTCAGATCGCCAAGTTCAAGCTGGTCGGCAACAAGGCCGTGGTGCAGTCGACCATTCTGCTGCGCAATCCGGCCGGGCAGCCGTTCAACGGACTCGTGGATCGGTCGGCCGACACCGGCGAGACCATGAAGGACCTCAACGGGAACGTGCTCACGCCCACCGATCACGGCATCGACAGCGAGGGCCTGGTGGCGCTGGCCGACGGAACCTTCTGGGTCTCCGACGAATACGGCCCGTTCCTGGTCCATTTCGACGCCAAGGGCACCGAGCTGGAGCGACTCTCGCCGGGCCAAGGATTGCCGAGGGAGCTGCGGCTGCGGACCCCTAATCAGGGCATGGAGGGCCTCACCGTCACACCGGACGGCAGCACCCTAGTGGGCATCGTCCAGAGCGGCCTGACGACTGCCGGATCGAGTTCGCCCCGTGAGGTGCCGATGACCCGCATCGTCACCGTGGACCTGAAGACCAAGGCGGTCAAGGAGTTCGCGTACCCCCTGGAGAACCCCAAGGAAAAGCTCGGCGTCTCCGAGATCACCGCCCTGAGCAACACCACCTTCCTCGTGGACGAGCGCGACGGCGGCAAGGCCCCCAAAGCGAACAAGAAGCTGTGGACCATCGACATCGCCGGCGCCACCGACATCGGCCCGCAGTCCACAATCGCTGGGGCGCAATACGATCCGGACCAGGGCTTGCAGATCGACGGCAAGCCGCTGGAAACCTGGGTCGGCACCGTGCCCACCACCGACGGCGTAGCCGCGTTGCAGAAGGCCGGAATCACCCCGGTCACCAAGAAACTCGGTCTCGACCTGGGCGGCCTGGTCGACCGGCTGAGCCCCGACGGTAAGTTCTTCGCCCACGACAAGATCGAAGGCCTCGCCACCACCGACGGCGGAAAGACTCTCTACATCGCCAACGACAGCGACTTCGGCCTGGAAGGCTCGAAAGGCGACCAGCCGCCGTACACCTTGAAGGCCAAGACCCTGCCCAACGGCGTCCAAGACTCCGGCGAAATCCTCGCCGTCGACACCACCCGCCTGCCCGCCAAAACCGAAACCAAGACCATCCGGATCACGGTGCAGTAA
- a CDS encoding phosphatase, whose amino-acid sequence MAVASGSRIDRETLREHLVRTRIAGEVATSREANLANFRLMVARDPGYQFGIRLRDWTFEETLAIMARLCGVSPDPAHERGVDTIDPDRTIDALDAMAERLAHAARRRSTVLFATGHPATLMGIYRAVADKLRTAGCAIPTPAENWSYASSTDGLKYREIAYTSGVAALVSKDGEYRHTHDPQPMQAILTELRGTGTWPDLVMADHGWAGAAGEAGIETVGFADCNDPALFAGQAEGKIAVTVPLDDGVLPSHYRPLITYLLDRAGLGDTP is encoded by the coding sequence ATGGCGGTGGCGAGCGGTTCCCGAATTGATCGAGAGACGTTGCGAGAGCACCTGGTTCGTACCAGGATTGCCGGCGAGGTAGCCACCTCGCGCGAGGCGAACCTGGCGAACTTCCGGCTGATGGTCGCCCGCGACCCCGGCTACCAGTTCGGAATCCGCCTGCGCGACTGGACCTTCGAGGAAACCCTCGCCATTATGGCCCGCCTCTGCGGTGTCAGCCCCGACCCTGCGCACGAGCGTGGCGTCGACACCATCGACCCCGACCGCACCATCGATGCCCTCGACGCGATGGCCGAGCGCCTCGCGCACGCGGCTCGCCGCCGCTCCACAGTTCTGTTCGCCACCGGCCACCCGGCCACCTTGATGGGCATCTACCGCGCCGTCGCCGACAAACTCCGCACCGCCGGCTGCGCGATCCCCACCCCCGCCGAGAACTGGAGCTACGCCTCCTCCACCGACGGCCTCAAATACCGCGAAATCGCCTACACCTCAGGCGTCGCCGCCCTGGTCAGCAAGGACGGCGAATACCGCCACACGCACGACCCGCAACCGATGCAAGCCATCCTTACCGAACTCCGCGGCACCGGCACCTGGCCCGACCTGGTCATGGCCGACCACGGTTGGGCTGGGGCGGCCGGTGAAGCGGGCATCGAAACCGTGGGCTTCGCCGACTGCAATGACCCGGCCCTCTTCGCAGGGCAAGCCGAAGGCAAAATCGCGGTCACGGTCCCCCTCGACGACGGCGTCCTTCCCAGCCACTACCGCCCCCTCATCACCTACCTCCTGGACCGCGCGGGGCTCGGCGACACACCCTGA
- a CDS encoding MFS transporter: protein MRAYLDVLTNPAARNVLILGALVRIPFFAGSVLLALHVVQTLHGSYAQAGALTAVVTGCRAASGPWRGRFLDRIGLRRTILPSILVGAVCWSIAPFAGYWVLLGLAALAGLFEIPIFSVVRQAVIGATTERTRQSALALESVSVEAAFMIGPVLGVAMTVVMSTTVALFCMEMALVSAGVLMWVLNPPLRSPDQQAGTPAVPRRAWFRTEFVALCAGGCAAITMLAACELTFVAAMRDFGEQRWLGVALAIWGFGSLVGGLAYGALHRQISTYVLLIALGAVTVPMVFVTGAVSLGITGFFAGLLCAPTLVASIDQLSRIVPEGGRGEAIGWHGAAMTLGNGLGSGLAGVAIDLGGYRAGFAASAVLGIGLGVGLSLMVSAARSRTAVKQDAMS from the coding sequence GTGCGGGCCTATCTGGATGTGCTGACCAATCCGGCAGCGCGAAATGTGCTGATCCTTGGGGCGCTCGTCCGGATCCCGTTCTTCGCCGGCAGCGTCCTGCTCGCCCTGCATGTGGTGCAGACACTGCACGGCTCCTACGCCCAAGCCGGTGCGCTGACCGCGGTCGTCACCGGGTGCCGGGCCGCGAGCGGGCCGTGGCGCGGGCGGTTCCTCGATCGGATCGGCCTGCGGCGCACGATTCTGCCGTCCATTCTGGTCGGAGCGGTGTGCTGGTCGATCGCGCCGTTCGCCGGATACTGGGTGCTGCTGGGCCTCGCGGCCCTCGCCGGGTTGTTCGAGATTCCGATCTTCAGCGTGGTCCGCCAGGCCGTGATCGGGGCGACCACCGAGCGCACCCGGCAGTCCGCGCTGGCCTTGGAGTCGGTGTCGGTGGAGGCCGCGTTCATGATCGGGCCGGTGCTCGGCGTCGCCATGACCGTGGTCATGTCGACCACCGTCGCGCTGTTCTGCATGGAGATGGCGCTGGTTTCGGCCGGTGTGTTGATGTGGGTGCTGAATCCGCCGCTGCGTTCCCCGGATCAGCAGGCCGGCACGCCCGCTGTCCCCCGGCGCGCCTGGTTCCGGACCGAATTCGTCGCGCTCTGCGCCGGCGGCTGCGCGGCGATCACCATGCTCGCCGCCTGCGAGCTGACCTTCGTCGCCGCGATGCGCGACTTCGGCGAGCAGCGCTGGCTCGGTGTGGCCCTGGCGATCTGGGGTTTCGGCTCACTGGTCGGCGGCCTCGCCTACGGCGCGCTGCACCGGCAGATCTCGACCTATGTCCTGCTCATCGCGCTCGGCGCGGTCACTGTGCCGATGGTCTTCGTCACCGGAGCCGTGTCCCTCGGGATCACTGGCTTCTTCGCGGGATTGCTCTGCGCCCCAACGCTTGTCGCCTCGATCGACCAATTGAGCCGGATCGTGCCCGAGGGCGGGCGCGGCGAGGCGATCGGCTGGCACGGCGCGGCCATGACCCTCGGCAACGGGCTCGGCAGCGGACTCGCCGGCGTCGCGATCGACCTGGGCGGATACCGAGCCGGATTCGCCGCCTCCGCAGTCTTGGGCATCGGCCTCGGCGTGGGCTTGTCGCTGATGGTCAGCGCGGCGCGCAGCCGTACAGCGGTGAAACAGGACGCGATGTCCTAG
- a CDS encoding EXLDI protein, producing the protein MSTDPQPVDVTKAPEDLEQITLKVGPGGHRAQRFFGKQIAEAYEASRAGVAVTRVYRSRKGKYVVHKRQSNWVELADVRNWETDWKAWVSQSINPLGNEPETGDYTVEILDTLEQLREHVPARTYREVADVVQHPSTQDLDV; encoded by the coding sequence ATGTCCACCGATCCACAGCCCGTCGACGTCACCAAGGCACCCGAGGACCTCGAACAGATCACCTTGAAGGTCGGCCCCGGCGGCCACCGCGCACAGCGATTCTTCGGTAAGCAGATCGCCGAGGCGTACGAGGCCAGCAGGGCCGGCGTCGCCGTGACTCGCGTCTACCGCAGCCGCAAGGGCAAGTACGTGGTGCACAAGCGGCAGTCGAACTGGGTCGAGCTGGCCGACGTGCGCAACTGGGAGACGGACTGGAAGGCCTGGGTTTCGCAATCCATCAACCCCCTGGGCAACGAACCAGAAACGGGTGACTACACCGTCGAAATCCTCGACACGCTCGAGCAACTCCGCGAGCACGTTCCCGCCCGGACCTACCGCGAGGTGGCCGATGTCGTGCAGCACCCGAGCACCCAGGACCTCGACGTCTGA